AAAAGATAATGGAAGTATCTTGAAGTAcgttattaaaatgtaaatactaGTGATGCACATGCTTTTTAAAGTAATACATATTGATTATCTGTAAACAAACTATATTTTGTTCAAAAATACtgtaactttttaatatatatatatatatatatatatatataaacttgaaaaaaattcattagaAAAAATGGCAAATTCCGGACCAGAACATACAACGTATATATAAATGCATCCATCAATAGCATCAACTGCATAACTAATCTAGCCTTTATAACCATAATATAATGCAGCAAGTAAAATTATTGCTTTGAGTATGTTTCTCGTATACTTTAATAATTGTATATTAACACTAAATTGTGtgctatataaaaaattgtcacATTAAAAGTTCCcatataaaaagaatttgttATACACAGACATGCATACTAGTGTACAATGAATATTCAGCAAACACAACCCAAAATCAAAGGGAATCAGAAAAGGGCTAAACAGAAATATTTCAAGtagtttaaagaaaagaaatcaccAACGCACTTATcaacttaattattaataaagtattGTGATATGTGTGCAATTGTCCATCGAGAGTTCAGTAGCATTCCAAAGTAATTCCaagaatttctttttattaaattctccCTCAAAAAGATTGTTTTTAAGTTCATAAACCAACCAGACCAACATGGCAAAATTTCCCCTTTTACAAAAGCGCATGTTTACAGGGCAGCCAAAAGAAAATACCTGCAGAGCTAAAATACGGTCTTCAACTGTATCTCTAACAGTTAACCGTAAGACTGTGACAGGACGGGTCTGTCCAATACGATGCGCTCTGTCTATAGCCTGATCTTCAGTTGTAGGATTCCACCAAAGATCAAGCATAAGAACATGGCAGGCAGCAACCATATTCAGACCAAGACTAGCAGCCTTCAAAGACATAATCATGACTGAAACCTGAAAAGGACAGATACATCACACTGAACATTACATTGAAGTCAGAGAAATAGTCAAATAATACATctcacaaataatattaaataaagtaatcAAAGCCATTTCTCCACTAGGTGGGCTTGACTATATTACAGACCTCAGGGAGAGTGTTAAAATCTTTAACAGCTTTATCCCTTGCCGAGACAGACATTGTTCCATCAAGTCTTCTATACTGGATTGAAGAATTCTTAAGACATGCTTCAAGTAAATCTAGCATCCTAGTCCACTGAGAAAACACTATAGCTTTCTCACCACCAACTGAATCATCAGAGCTTCTCTCTAACACATTTTGGTTCTCAGGACATTCATTTGAGGATTTCATTTGGTCACAAGATGAGCTGCCGAGGCCACCAGTAGTATCCTCCGGCATGCTATGCACAGAATTGCTTTGGGGAGCACAGCATTGTGGTCTAGACAAAGACTGCAACACCTCAAGTGCAGCCCTAATTTTTGAAGAATTATATGGCTGACTCTCAGAATAAAACTCCGATTCATCCACTTCACAACCAGAGTAACCAGGCAAATTATCACAAGCCTGATCAGAAAAAGAACTATTCAATGTGACTTTGGAGAACACTGAAGACATGCTTAATCGAATTTTGCAGTTTGTAGTAGGGCACTGATTGTCATCACTAGTAAGATGTTCGCAAATGCACTGGTTACAAAAAACATGACCACAAACTGAAACAACAGCATCTTCAGGAGGATCCTGCATAGAAACCAAGAAAGGAGATATTGGAGCCAAGTCATAATGGCAAATAACATAATTTACTAAAAGCATGGTCAGTCGTGATATGGTAAAATTgggtttctaaaaaaatacaGTTCAAGCCGTGTATATCTCAACTCCGATCAAGCAAGAgagtttaagaaaataaatttcaatcattCTTTCTACCATCATTAAATGCAACAAGTAGTGAAAGCAAGTCTCTCTTACTGTCCACTGTCATATTTTTCTCGATCACAACTCCCCTCCCCATCTACATCAAcataatatatagaaaataaaaaattggaataAACAGAAGTACGGGATCATTTTAAGCGTTGATTTCTGAGTAATTACTAGAATAATGTGTTCTCTCATATGAATAAGAGTCATACTAATCCATGTAACATtcatttacaaataaaaagGTACAGTCAAGACATACATTACAGATACCGCAGAGGGCCAAACAAGCTTCCAAACAATTTAAAAGAGATAATCGCTTTTCCTGAGTAAGCTTCTTAGCCATCTCAACTGAGGATTTCCAGAGAGAGTTAGAATTGTAACGCTTGACAAGCAGGGGATGATCGCATGCTTGTCTAAGGCGCAAAAGCATCAATAAAATGTTAACATAATTTTGCTTCACAGTTCCAGCATCAGCATATTCCTATGACATGACAAGAGGAATTTAATAAGGTAATCCATTAAAATATACCACCAGGAACATCCCCCTTCATTTGGGATAGAATAAAAgcacaacaattaaaaaaaaaaaaaaacatgttttcattttttgaatcTTTCAAGACTGCTCTGAGAATAAGAAGGCGACCTGAAACTGTGCTCGGGAATCAGCCTCTAGTCTAGAATAGAAATCACGTTCCTCCTGTGAAAATTCCACTTTTTTCAACTCTACAGATTTAGGTGGCAAGGAAATGATAGGTTCCCCATCAAGAAGTGTGCCTACAGCAAATTATGACCATAGCATggttatatacaaattatactTGAGGGATAGTGACAATTATTTAATACAATGAATGTGTATGACAAAGTTGCTGACAGTGCAACAAATATGACTCAAATTATTTCTAACTTGATTTTTATCACACAGATGGAGAACAAAACagtaaattgaaaattaaacataataggAAACAATAAGGATAGTACTCTAGAATAGAAAAGACAAAAGATATCTAACAACCTCCTTAAGTGATGATGTCAATTTCTTGCATGCAATTTTACCTTTTGTGCGACGTAACATGATTGTTTTTAAGACAGCTTGTAGCTTTCTATATCCTTTCGATGGACTTTTGCTGATTGGGATCTTAATTGTGGAACAGAATGATGTGTACACGGCATAAGGATCATATCTTAAAAATCTGAAGTAGCTATAGAGATCATCAATTGCATTCTGGATGGGAGTCCCTGATAAGCACCATCTCCGCTTTGCCCTAAGACCCCAACAAGCCCTTGCAACCTGAGTTCTGTGGTTCTTGATACTCTGGGCCTCATCCAGGACAACTCTAAACCAAGCCACTTTTGCAAGAGGACGAGCAACAGAGTCAAGCATCGCAGAGTCCAATCCCTTCTTGCTACTTTTAGAACTAGAAGGGCATTTCCTTTTCTTGCTTGATACTGCAGGATCATCATAAgctcctttttcttcatcatctttGTCAACTAGAGGCTGCTTAGGGACCTCCATGCTGACAATTGAATAAGTCGTCAGAACAACATCATGCTTGGCAAGCTCATAAGGATCTTTTGTTCGATTGCTACCATGGTACACTAGGACAGAAAGATTTGCTTTGCCAGTTACCTTACTGTGCAACTCTTCATCCCATTGCCGCAAGACACTAGTTGGACAAACAACGAGGGTTCCAGCAGACGGCCTTCCTTTTACATGCACtgacaaattcatttttttgtttggaTTTATACAAGACAGATCCTGAACCATATTAGATTCATTATTCACTAGGCCAGTCTCAGGAAGCTGATCATCATCTGCATCCAGGTTCAAAGTTTCTAATTCACTTTTCTTTGCAATGTTGCATTTATTCACCAATGCAGGTCTTTCCTTTAATATTAAAGCAATGGTCGACACTGTTTTTCCAAGACCCTACAAGAGAATAAAGTGTAAATTTCTTGCAAggaattcatataatttattgataGTCAATTTATCATCTTAGATTACGAGTGCAATGCACTAACCTGATCATCTGCAAGAATTCCTCCAGAACAGTACAAACTTGAAGTTTCCTTCTGAACCATCCATGATAAAGCAATTCTCTGCAAAAAACAACCATTTTAGTTGGGTGACTCAAACAGACAGAGTAAATGAGTTATCAGggcatcaaaacaaaaattgggTTGAAGCTAATAAACGCAAAATATCATAAAGACTCGGAATAACCAAAAACGTCGAATAACTACCCAAGAGATTTTGTACAGTTaaccaacaaaaaatatataattgattattaggcCTCATACAGTTATTTGTTTACTAAGGCCGATGAAGTAACTAAAGTTGAAAATGGGTAATTAACTTTTCAACCGCATTATACCCATAAAACCTGCCGGGGAGGCAAGGAGAGGAAAGCTATAGCGATTCAATAAAGAATCAAGGCCTTATGGAAGATCTTAGAAATATTGAAGCactacaatattttaatattctgcTCTTGTTTTGTGAGTGTGGAAATGAAGAATACTATACACTAATTTTAGGATTTAaccatattttttgtaaaataaatactaCCCAGTTTCTATCACCGatgcaaatttgaaaaataagtcataaaaataatgttcttttgttttttactaGCAAATTACAGATCCAgatattcattttagttttgaagACGATGGAACAACAGACTTAAAACACCTACGTAATAGTACTTTTAAAGGAGAGACACAACACATAAAAGATTCAGGAATATAACCTGATGTCGTAAAAGAGGAACTGCCAGCAGTCCATCTGGTGGACTAACCTCTGATTTTGGTTGGGAAAGATCCTGTGTTATCAACAAAAGTTAGTTTACTTGAGTTTGAGAAAACCTGGACATTAAGATATTATGATAATATGTCATGCAAGCCATggcaaaatttgaaaatagcaATAACCAGGGATGGTACAGGGGCAATATCACGCTGATCAAAAGCTTTCAAACCACACCCAAGAGAAAAGGTCGCAGATCCTTTACAGATGCCATAAAATAACCAATTATTTCCCAAATATAACATTCTAAATTATACATCCATTACCATCTCCACCAAATCCCATCAATTCACATACCTCCAATAACTATCAGAAAACATGTATGATATGATTTGAAATCATGCCTGACAGAAAGGGGGTCAATTACTGTGCATAACTGCACGTGCAAAGAATACCCTCCAAACTGCCAAGGGCTACAGAGGATAAGGTGTCAACCTGCAATGCAACTCGTAATATGTACTGCTCATCACGTGCCTTAGGTCTCATAACTCCCACCATAGAAGACTGAGTATAAACACCTCTAGAAGATTGTAATGTGTTGAGGGAATTCCCAATCTCTGCTGATCGACTTACAGGTGCAGGGTGACTGATGTCTTCAATAATGCAAACATCAGATTCATCCTCAATATTGGATTTGTCGGTACTTCCTTTTGAAAGCTGAGAATCAATACTTTTATGTTCAATTAATTTTCCCTCTCCTTCAGTCATAACACAATTATACAGCTTCCCACTGGCAATTGACGTCTGGAGATTATACAAAGATTTGTCAAatggttttaaatttaaatctccCATAATTCCTGGAAAGTAATTGGCAGCTCCACCAATAGCGTCTTGATAATATTTGGCTTTCTCGGTCCTTGTGAATGTAACACAATCCTCACACTTCAACAAATCATTACCCTGAGATCCAACAGCAGGAAAAGTTCCAGGTTGTTGTTTCATCTCTTGACCTACATTGAACTCAACATCATCACTGTGAGCAGGATTTTGGTAAGGTATAATCAGTCCATCTCTATCAGTTTTGACATTAAGTGATTGACCTGCACTTGAAATATATGAAGCACAAGTTGAGTGTTGTACTGGTGCACTGTCTTCAAAGAGAACATTACCAGGAAAACACGATGCATATTTACTATCTTCGAACGTATATTGATTATCTTGAAAAGATATCCCCCCACCGAGAATGGAGCGCACTACACCACTTGTATCAGTAAATAACTCCATCTTATTAACCTTCGTGTTCCGCgtcacattttcattttcccacACGTGAGAATAAGCACCATTAAACAAACAATCAGAAGCGTTGGCAACAGCAGGTCTATCATCCATACCTTggtaaatattaaaagaaggaTAATAGTTACTAAAATCATTGGGAACATTGGAACCTTGACAAATAGAGGAATCAGTTGAAGTTGCAACATAAGACGATCTATCGGCATCAACAAACGATCTTTCAAACGATGTACATGAGTCATTTTCCTGTTTACCATAAGGTTCAGTGATCTCTTGCGTATAGGTTTCATAATCATCAAATTTTACATCAATATTCTCAATGATAGAGCCATGTGAAGCAGCTGCATGCATAAAATTTAATCAGCCACTGGCCAagcattaaaaatttaagtataacaATTAACAAGTTGCCAATGTCTTAGACTAATCATAACCTAGAGAAGATTATACGTACGTTCAGAGTCTGCACCATATCCTACATGCTTGATTGGGTTATCATTTCCACACTTCCACATATTCCGTTTCAAACTATCTTCACATACAACTACATTGGTTGAATTCACCTCAGGATCAGGGAACCTTGTGCCTATGTAAGCGGGCATCTCACAATTGGAAACTCCTGTCCTTTCTGTGAAGTAAAAATCATCACCTTCATGGTCCATGTAACCGCCAGCAAGAGCATTTGGGGAAGAGAAAGTCTGTGGTGAAGGTCCCTGGTTTTCATGTTCACATTCAAGCACAGAATTCCCTGCAGAATCACAAACTGGTTAAGCCCTTGGTTTAAAAATCTAACCCATCTTATCAGAACTGAGAAAAACCTGTTACTGAAACCACTAAAGTCAAATCTAAGAAATGGGGCTACTTGAGACACTAGTGAGTAGGCAAGGGAAACAGTCTAGTGTGAAATGTAAAATGTTAGCAAATACACTACATATAAAATCCAATATCAGAGTTAAAGAATGTCCCTCTAAAGTTCAACCGACTAATTACGATCAATAAGAAGCGGAAATGACTAAAAAAGGCCACACAAGTCGACATACCATTTTGAAGTAGAAAATTATCATGGATGCCAGATTCACCAGgtgatatatttttcaatgaaaaatcCTCGGGACTACTCTGCAGCATGATATCCAGAAGATTAGAATAGATGATAATATCACATATGAATGCTAGGTATTCAAAAGAGGCATAAAGGATTTGGTTTGAATGTAAGCAATCATTTTAATGATGTTCTCAAACATAGCTAATTGAAAAGACCAAGAGGAAAATATAGTAACAGAAGTTATGACTTCTCGATATCCTTGTAATTGTTAAGTAGCACCTCCTTTTGGGATGATAATCAAGACTAAACTCATTAAGCATCacgtaaatttaattaaaaacaaataagtgAAACAGCATAAACTAGtcataaaatatcattgtccttcaacctaacaagaaagaattgaaaatgaaaCACGCAGAAAAATAGCATGGCAATATTCTTTGTTCATAAACGGCCTAAAAACAGATTTGCAAAACATACATGATCCGACAGAGATCTTCTGAATGAAAAAATCACTGGCAACGACCGAAGATCATTCTAGGAATGAGATATTCAACACGTCATTCGCATTTTGCAATGAACATAACTTTTAAAAGAGATAAGTATACAGAAGAAAATTACACAGATTAACTAAAGATTACTTTAAAGAAAGCGGGATTTGTGTTCTCCTAAAAACACTACTTCAAAGCTGCGTGCTCAGTATACACACACCTTGGCCTGAACTAATAATGCTACTGAAATCTTCACACGCCGCACTACAGACGAAATTTTACAAATCTCAACAGGGAACCTAAGCCACATTGGAGAAAAATACTGCATTCATCGAAAATTGACAGTGCAAGAAGTTCCACATCTTATATAATCAAACAAGAAAACTATACAAAAGGCGTTGAAGCATGAATATAAAACAGTTGGTAAAGTGGAACACTTGAATTCCAGTTTTTCACACCGTCCGATCGGAATTCACAATAATTTCCCCCTCACAGCATTCAAAAATTGGGAGAAATCGTTGGGGCGTGCTCACACTCTCGTTTCAAGCACAAAACTGTACCTCGGAGGGATCGGTGTCCTCGTCGAGAACGCTCATAACGGTTTCCAGATCGATGCAAAACTTGTCGTCATCGGCGGCGTTACCGTCACCGTCCAAGAAGCACGCGTAGCCGAATCCCTCATCCGCCATCATCGTCGATAACCTAACGAGATCGATCGCATCAAAACCCTAACTCGCTTTTTTAGAAGCCGCGGCCACAAAAGCAAAACCTCCGGTGGCGAATTTCGGAAACGAAGAGAGAGGATGATCTCAATCCCATTCTAAaagggagagaaagagagagagaaaggcgTGACGCGCGGGTTCGTGAAGAATCAACGGAGGTTTCTGAGAAGGTTCGTGATTCGACTTTTCTTCGTCACGTCGTGCTATGGTgggaggagagagagaaagttagAGAGAGAAATGACAAAGTCGTTCGCGAATCGTGGACGTAGGTTTAAATATGGTTTGGGGTGGCAAAGGGTAGGGGGTGCGCAGGTTAAGAAAGCCTGCTCGCCTTATGATTGGGTTGTTATTTAACTTACAGTGCGCGCGGACATGGAGAATCTTCACACGTCACGTCTCTTGTACGACGCCGTATTCATTTTTTCACACAATCCTATGCCCTTCGGCTTCCACACACTCGTACCAGTAGTTGgaagaaatttgaaaacatCCTTATTACACAGgattgaaagaaatttgaagCAAATTTGAATCCTGTGgtcaaattttcaatttaaataaaagaggaTACCTTACTGATGTATGTGAtctttatatacatatatattagtatttttaaatatttattataaataaaagttaatatttatttgtatacatatatttattaaaataaatatattaatatttttaaaatatacctTCCGATGAGTTTTTCGTATAAAATacattatacatatttttttctaagtGTGACAGTAAAATATTTCTTCtccaaactattttcttttattattttatttattattatggtcacatatattatttttactaatattaaatttgtatcatattcttatatttttgaaatattttgcaTTTTCTCACTGTTAAATCTCTGTTTTATAAAACTTTCCTCTGATTTTACCAAATAAATGCAAACTATATTTAAAGATTTTACTAAtagaattttattatgattttgttatgGTTTTTTAAGGGAATTAATGAGTTCCAAAAgtctggtttttttttttttgtaactttttgaAGTTTACTGGTCTATTGTTTAACGTCataaaaactttgaaaatttagtgaaaacacattgttattattattagactTAACTACTAATTTAGTAATTGAAATTgtataattgaataataaaattatataatttgtatatcAAATCTcaattcttattatttcttaG
Above is a genomic segment from Vigna radiata var. radiata cultivar VC1973A chromosome 10, Vradiata_ver6, whole genome shotgun sequence containing:
- the LOC106775752 gene encoding helicase-like transcription factor CHR28 isoform X5, whose translation is MVQTLNENDSCTSFERSFVDADRSSYVATSTDSSICQGSNVPNDFSNYYPSFNIYQGMDDRPAVANASDCLFNGAYSHVWENENVTRNTKVNKMELFTDTSGVVRSILGGGISFQDNQYTFEDSKYASCFPGNVLFEDSAPVQHSTCASYISSAGQSLNVKTDRDGLIIPYQNPAHSDDVEFNVGQEMKQQPGTFPAVGSQGNDLLKCEDCVTFTRTEKAKYYQDAIGGAANYFPGIMGDLNLKPFDKSLYNLQTSIASGKLYNCVMTEGEGKLIEHKSIDSQLSKGSTDKSNIEDESDVCIIEDISHPAPVSRSAEIGNSLNTLQSSRGVYTQSSMVGVMRPKARDEQYILRVALQDLSQPKSEVSPPDGLLAVPLLRHQRIALSWMVQKETSSLYCSGGILADDQGLGKTVSTIALILKERPALVNKCNIAKKSELETLNLDADDDQLPETGLVNNESNMVQDLSCINPNKKMNLSVHVKGRPSAGTLVVCPTSVLRQWDEELHSKVTGKANLSVLVYHGSNRTKDPYELAKHDVVLTTYSIVSMEVPKQPLVDKDDEEKGAYDDPAVSSKKRKCPSSSKSSKKGLDSAMLDSVARPLAKVAWFRVVLDEAQSIKNHRTQVARACWGLRAKRRWCLSGTPIQNAIDDLYSYFRFLRYDPYAVYTSFCSTIKIPISKSPSKGYRKLQAVLKTIMLRRTKGTLLDGEPIISLPPKSVELKKVEFSQEERDFYSRLEADSRAQFQEYADAGTVKQNYVNILLMLLRLRQACDHPLLVKRYNSNSLWKSSVEMAKKLTQEKRLSLLNCLEACLALCGICNDPPEDAVVSVCGHVFCNQCICEHLTSDDNQCPTTNCKIRLSMSSVFSKVTLNSSFSDQACDNLPGYSGCEVDESEFYSESQPYNSSKIRAALEVLQSLSRPQCCAPQSNSVHSMPEDTTGGLGSSSCDQMKSSNECPENQNVLERSSDDSVGGEKAIVFSQWTRMLDLLEACLKNSSIQYRRLDGTMSVSARDKAVKDFNTLPEVSVMIMSLKAASLGLNMVAACHVLMLDLWWNPTTEDQAIDRAHRIGQTRPVTVLRLTVRDTVEDRILALQHKKRKMVASAFGEDGTGGRQSRLTVDDLKYLFMM
- the LOC106775752 gene encoding uncharacterized protein LOC106775752 isoform X6 — protein: MMADEGFGYACFLDGDGNAADDDKFCIDLETVMSVLDEDTDPSESSPEDFSLKNISPGESGIHDNFLLQNGNSVLECEHENQGPSPQTFSSPNALAGGYMDHEGDDFYFTERTGVSNCEMPAYIGTRFPDPEVNSTNVVVCEDSLKRNMWKCGNDNPIKHVGYGADSEPASHGSIIENIDVKFDDYETYTQEITEPYGKQENDSCTSFERSFVDADRSSYVATSTDSSICQGSNVPNDFSNYYPSFNIYQGMDDRPAVANASDCLFNGAYSHVWENENVTRNTKVNKMELFTDTSGVVRSILGGGISFQDNQYTFEDSKYASCFPGNVLFEDSAPVQHSTCASYISSAGQSLNVKTDRDGLIIPYQNPAHSDDVEFNVGQEMKQQPGTFPAVGSQGNDLLKCEDCVTFTRTEKAKYYQDAIGGAANYFPGIMGDLNLKPFDKSLYNLQTSIASGKLYNCVMTEGEGKLIEHKSIDSQLSKGSTDKSNIEDESDVCIIEDISHPAPVSRSAEIGNSLNTLQSSRGVYTQSSMVGVMRPKARDEQYILRVALQDLSQPKSEVSPPDGLLAVPLLRHQRIALSWMVQKETSSLYCSGGILADDQGLGKTVSTIALILKERPALVNKCNIAKKSELETLNLDADDDQLPETGLVNNESNMVQDLSCINPNKKMNLSVHVKGRPSAGTLVVCPTSVLRQWDEELHSKVTGKANLSVLVYHGSNRTKDPYELAKHDVVLTTYSIVSMEVPKQPLVDKDDEEKGAYDDPAVSSKKRKCPSSSKSSKKGLDSAMLDSVARPLAKVAWFRVVLDEAQSIKNHRTQVARACWGLRAKRRWCLSGTPIQNAIDDLYSYFRFLRYDPYAVYTSFCSTIKIPISKSPSKGYRKLQAVLKTIMLRRTKGTLLDGEPIISLPPKSVELKKVEFSQEERDFYSRLEADSRAQFQEYADAGTVKQNYVNILLMLLRLRQACDHPLLVKRYNSNSLWKSSVEMAKKLTQEKRLSLLNCLEACLALCGICNMGRGVVIEKNMTVDSKRDLLSLLVAFNDGRKND